The genomic segment ACAGCGACGATGGTGACGGAAACATCCGACGTCATCTCGTTTAAAAACGCCGTTTCGGACCAGGGAGCGGGATAGGAAGCCCGTTCTATGGCCAGGACCTCGGAGAGATGCTCCCGGGTCATTTCATGTATGACGAAAGCGCTCGTCTCTGGCATGGGTCAGTCCGTCGACGGTTCGGACCGGCCGTGGGAGGCGGAGGAGGTATCGGCCGCCGGGGAACGCGCGGGCCGCGATGGCGGCTGTTTGGCGAAATCCGCTCTTCTCAGGTACAGGGGTTCGAGTTCGTTCAGGGATGCGTGCTCATCCCGCCTGAGGCTGTCCATGCCGAGAAACGTGGTGGACGAGGCCAGCAATCTCCCCGTACCCGGCGGCGCGAAACGGGCCCGGTCACCGAGCACGGCGGCGATGCCCGGACGGTACGCATCGACTCCGCTGCCGACGAGCACCACCGTATCCTCAATCGATGCGACCACGTCTTCAAGGAGACGCACCCTGTAATCGCTGAGCCGCGCCGGCCGGCCCTCGCCCGTTTCGTACCGGGCTTCGTAGACCTGGCCCCTGCGGGCATCCGTCAGCACGTGGACGGGATAGCGGCTGAACGGCACCTGGAAAGCGATGGCGTCGAGCGTGGGCACGGCGGCGACAGGCCGTTTCGTAACGTAGGCAAGCCCCTTGACCAGGCTCAGACCCACCCTGAGCCCGGTATAGGACCCCGGTCCGATCGAGATCGCGAATCCATCCACGGCGGACCATTGCAGGTCCAGTTCCCCCATGGTGCGCTCCAGGATCGCGGGCAGCTGTTCGGCGTATACGGCGCCGATCTCCAGCGTCGCATCGGCCATCACCTCCTGATCCCGGATCACGGCTATCCCGGCGGAGGCGGAAGAAGTCTCCAGTCCCACGACAATCATAATCGGTTTCCTCTAGAAACGCAGCTTCGTCAGCAGCCATCCCCCGATCAACAGAACGAAGATGGGGGCAATATCGATCCGCACATTGGTTTTAGGGATGGCGATGGGCGGAATGATCCGTCTGAAGGGCGCCAGGGCCGGTTCCGTAAGCCAGGTCAGCACGCGGACGAGCGGCGCGGACGGATCCGGGTTGAACCAGGACATCACGGCGCGAATGACGATCAGGACCAGGTATATACGAAGTAACTGAACAAGGATCATGTCAATCCTGCATCAGGGCTGGAACCGCTTCCACAGCATCGCGAACGCATGGGAACTGTAGCGACGGGCGCGCCCGTTGTCAACGGTGAAGATGGCGAAAGAGGAGCCCGAGACCACCATACCGTGGTTACGTTCCCATCGCACCGGTCCGGAACGGCAAGTAACCTCTGGCGCGGCGCCGTTCCGTCTTCTATTTTACGGGATTTGTACGGTCGATACCTGGCGGTGGCGGGCGGCTTATATCTTGGCGAAATCCGTGGCGGGGAAAGGACGGAAAATGGCGGACATTCGGGTCGACGGGAGCAGGCTGCGATCGTTCACGGCCGCGGTCTTCGAGAAGGCGGGACTGCCGGTCGAAGACGCGGCCATCGAAGCAGAGGTGCTGGTCTGGGCCAATCTGCGGGGAGTGGACTCCCACGGCGTTCAACGCGTCGCCGGGTATGTCCGCTCGGTGGAGGCGGGACACTACAATCCCCTGCCGGATATCCGGATCGAGCGGGAAACACCCGCCACGCTGCTCATCGAGGCGGACCGCGCCTTCGGGCCCGTGGTGACGACCTATGCCATGAATCAGGCGATCGGCAAGGCCCGGACGGCGGGCATCGGCTGGGTGCTTATCCGGAACACGACCCACCAGGGGGCCATGGCGTACTACGCGCAGATGGCCGCACGGGAGAACATGGCGGGGGTCGCATCCGTCTGCAACCCGCCGAACATGGCGCCGCCGGGGGCCCGGGCGCCAGGGGTGCACAACAGTCCCATCGCCATCGCCGTGCCGGGAAGCCGCATCCCCTTCATCTCCCTGGATATGGCCACGAGCGTAGCCGCCTTCGGCAAGCTGGACGTAGCCGTGGACCGGGGCGAATCCATCCCGGATACGTGGGCGCTGGACGAGGACGGCCATCCGACGACGGACCCTCGCAGGGCCCGGTTCCTTCGTCCGACCGGCGGTTACAAGGGCTACGGCCTGGCGCTGATCTTCGAATGCCTGTCGAGCCTGATGGTGGGGAACCCCCTGCTGACGGCCGCCATCACGGGTCCCGGCGCCCGGCCCGGCGTGCAGAACAGCTTCATCGGTGCCATCGATATCGCCGCCTTTACCGATCCTTTGGCGTACCGGGAAAGTATAGACGACCTCGCGGCGGCCATGAAGGGATTGCCGCGCGTCGAGGGCGTAGACGAACTCTTCGTGCCCGGGGAGCCGGAGGAGCGGGTGTATCGGGACCGCATCGAAAACGGCATACCCCTGCCGCCGGGCACCCGGGAAAAGCTCAACGAAGTCGCGGTTAAATTTTCGTTGCAGGTACCCTGGGAGGCATAGATGGATCGACGGACGAAAGTATCCGGGGAACGCGGGTGTGATCCTGGTTTTCAGTTTCGGGCCGGCCGTGATTCGGGATGGCGGTTCGTGCAGAACAACTCGTTGAGCGTCATGGAATAAAACCACTTTGGAGAACAAGTGCATGACCAGTGACTGGGGCTATTCGGAAGAAGGATTAAAGCACTACACCGCCTGTCGGGCCATCGGTCCTATCGTGGTGGACGGACGTCTCGACGAACCGTCGTGGCGGCTGGCGGAACGGTCGCCGCGCTTCGAGGATCTGGAGGAGCCGGGCCGGCCGGCGCTGTTCGACACGCGGGCGGCGGTGCTATGGGACGACGACTATCTGTACGTGGGGTTCTGGGTGGAGGAGCCCGACGTGCGGGCGACGTACACGGAGCGCGATTCCATGATCTGCGAGGAAAACGACGTGGAGGTCTTCATCGCCGGGGAAGACGCCTACTACGAGTTCGAACTGAACGCCCTGGGCACGATCATGGAGCGGTTCTACGTGTGGCAGGAGGCCTACGTGGAAGCCGGTTACGGCGCGATTCCCGAATTCGACCTGCAGGGCACCGACCTGGTGGATACCCTCGGGGGAACGAAGACGGGCCATGCCCACCCCCGCGGGCGCCGCTGGGCGTTCCGCGAATGGGATATGCCGGGGCTGAAGTGGGCGGTACACGTGGACGGCACCATCAACGATCCGACGGACAGGGACCGCGGGTGGACCGCGGAGATCGCCTTCCCCTGGCTGGGACTGAAGCACCTGGCGGACGGGCGTTCGCTGCCGGCCCGGGAGGGCGATACGTGGCGCATGGATTTCTCCCGTTTCCACTGGATCGAGGAAGGCGGTTTCAAAACGTGTCCGGGATGGGCGTGGACCAGTCACGGGATCTATGATTCGCACATCCCCGATCGTTTCACCGTGGTTCATTTCACCGAGAAGGCGGTGGGTGGGAACGGCGCGCATGCGGATGGGGCGTGCGGAGAAGGAGAGTGTGATGGGCAGTGAGACCCCCTCGACTGTACCGAAGACCTTGAAATACCCTTGTCCCAGGGCCCTGGCCACCGTGGTCGTGGACGGCCGCCTGGACGAGGCATCGTGGCGGCGCGCGGCGCGGTCTCCTCGTTTCAGCGATCACACGGGCGCCCGTGCCCTGTTCGATACCGAGGCGGCCCTGGCCTGGGACGACCGAAATCTCTACGTCGCATGCTGGCTGGAGGACCGCGACATTCAGGCTACCCGGAAAGAGGCAGGCCACGAGGTTCGCCAGGACAGCCACGTGGGCGTGCTGGTCACCGGTTCCGGCGCGTACTACGACCTGGCGGTGAATCCCCTGGGCGCCACATCGGAAATGGTCTACGTATGGAAGGAGGCCTGCCGGGACGACGACCGGTTCCACGTACCGGAATTCGACCTGGCGGTCCATCGGCCCGAGGTGCTGGGCGGCCACACGCGGACCGACATCCGCGCCATGCGGTGGGCCTTTTCGGACTGGAATTTACCCGGCTTGCAGGTCGGTGTGCAGGTGGATGGCGACCCGAAGAGAAGGGACCGGGCCGATAAGGGCTGGACCGTGGAGTTGGCCCTGCCGTGGGACGGTCTCAAGTGGCTGGCCGATGCGCAGACTGCGTCGCCCGCCGCAGGGGACGTCTGGCGCGTCAGTCTGATTCGGCGGCAGGTGATCGACCAACGCGGTCATCGCTGGCAGGCCACCTGGACCTGGCAGCCCCTGGTCATCGTGGACGGCCTGATGCCTGAAACCCACCTGGAGTTGGAGCTTGCCGAATAGATTCCTGAGACTTTGACAAGAGTATTCGTGGCGCCTGGCCGCACCAGAGAGAGCCGGGGCTGACAAGGTGACGCGCCAGGTCAGTTCCGGCGCATGAATCCCGAGAAGAAGTCGTTGCCCTTGTCGTCCACTACGATGAAGGCGGGGAATTTCTCCACCTGTATGCGCCAGATCGCTTCCATGCCCAGTTCGGGGTACTCCACCAACGAGACCTCCCGGATGGAGTCCTTCGCCAGCCGCGCGGCCGGCCCGCCGATGGACCCGAGATAGAATCCGCCGTGCTTCTTGCAGGCGTTGGTGACCTGGACGGACCGGTTCCCCTTGGCGAGCATGACCATGCTGCCGCCGGCCGCCTGGAACTGGTCCACGTAGGTGTCCATTCGGCCCGCCGTCGTCGGGCCGAATGATCCCGAAGCGTAACCCTCCGGCGTCTTGGCCGGTCCCGCGTAGTAGACGCACAGGTCCTTGAAGTACTGCGGCAGGTCCTCGCCGCCGTCCAGCCGTTCCTTGAGCCGGGCGTGGGCGATGTCCCGGGCGACGATCATGGGGCCCGTCAGGGAAAGGCGCGTTGCGACCGGGTAGCCGCTGAGCGCGGCGCGGATCTCGGACATGGGCCGGTTCAGGTCGATTTCCACCACGTCGCCGCCGAGGGTTTCGTCCGCGACCTCCGGCAGGAACTTCGACGGTTCGGTCTCCAACCGTTCCAGGAAGATGCCGTGCCGCGTGATCTTCGACAGGATCTGCCGGTCGGCGGCGCAGGAAACGGCGATGCCCACCGGACACGAAGCGCCGTGCCGCGGCATGCGGACCACCCGCACGTCGTGGCAGAAGTACTTCCCGCCGAACTGCGCGCCGATGCCGATTTCCTGGCTCATCTTCAGCACCTTCGCTTCCATTTCGAGGTCGCGGAAGGCCTGGCCGTACTCATTGCCCTCGGTCGGCAGGGTGTCCAGGAAACGCGCGCTCGCCAGCTTGGCCACCTTCAGCGTGTATTCCGCCGAGGTGCCCCCGACCACGATGGCCAGATGATACGGAGGACATGCCGCCGTGCCGAGGATGCGGAGTTTCTCGTCTACGAATTCGAGAAACCGGTCCTCGTTCAGCAGCGCCCGGGTCTCCTGGAAGAGGAGGCTCTTGTTCGCCGATCCCCCGCCCTTGGTCATGAACATCAGCTTGTACTCGTCGCCCCGGTCCGCGTAGATCTCGATCTGGGCGGGCAGGTTGGTCCGCGTGTTCGACTCCGTGAACATATCGAGAGGCGCCTGCTGGCTGTACCGCAGGTTGGTGCTGAGGAAGGCGTTCATGGTCCCCTGCGAGATGGCGGACTCATCGTCCCCTTCCGTCCACACGCGGTTGCCCTTCTTGCCCGTGACGATGATCGTGCCCGTGTCCTGACACATGGGCAGGATGCCGCCGGCGGAGATGTTGGCGTTCTTCAGCATCTCCATGGCGACGAAGCGGTCGTTGTCGGACGCTTCCGGGTCGTCGAGGATCTTGCGCAACTGGGCGAGGTGTTCGGGACGCAGCAGGTGGGAACTGTCCCGGATGGCCTGGTCCGCGAGCAGGATCAGGCCATCCGTATCGACCTTGAGGATGTCCCTGCCTTCGAAAGTTCCCGTTGAAACATGATCACTGGTAAGCAGACGGTACGGTGTCGCGTGCTTGCCCAGGGGCAGGAGCTCGCGATGGACGTAATCGTTCAAGCCGGGTGTCTCCTCACACGAAGCTCACGTCGACGGTTTCGAAGCAGGTGCGATGGGCGTCGCATTCCGCGGGTCCCACGACCTTGTCATCGGGACCGATGCCCGACACGGAACGGACGCACCAGAATGAGCGGCCGGGTTTTTCCTCGGTAAGGGTCCGGTCGTTCTTCTCCGCCGTGTAAAACGATTTCGTCCTCAGGAACCGGCATACGGGTTGTGCCATGATAGACTCCTTGCTTGCGCCGCAGGAGAGCTGGACGGCCCGGACAGCCGGACAATCTGGGCTGCCGACCGCCCGGAACGCCTCCTGTACCGCCTACGACGCCAGGGCCAGAACGGCCTGTTTTACGAGGTTCTTCGCGATCTCCACCTTGTAACCGTTGTGCGGCATGGGCGCCGCGTCTTCCACCGCCGCCTCGGCGGTGCTTTCCGCCCGGGCTTCGGTGATCCGCCGGCCCCTGATGTAATCTTCCGCCTCGACGGCGCGCCACGGAATGGGCGCCACGCCGCCCAATATCAGGCTGGCCCGCTCGCAGGTCCCGTTCACGACGGTCATCTGGGCGGCAAGGCTGACGAGAGCGAAATCGATGGACTCCCGCTCACGCACCTTGAGGTACATGCCCCTGCTGTTCGCCTCCGGTGTCGGCACCGTGATTTCAGTCACGATCTCGTTGGGGCGAAGGATGTTCTCCCTCCGGATGTTCATTTCGGGCAACGTGAAGAAATCGTCCATGACGACTTCGTTCCCGCCACGGGGACCATGGATCTTCACCGTGGCGCCCAGGGCCATCAGCGCCGGGGCCGCATCCGAAGGATGGACGATGTAGCTCGGTCCAGATCCGAAAATGGCGTGGTAGGTATTGACCCCGCCCACCGCGTAGCACCGCGCCCCGCCCTTCTTGAGACAGGGGAAGTCCTCGCTGCGGTAGTACCAGCACCGCGGCCGCTGCAGGATGTTCCCGGCCAGGGTGGCCATGTTGCGGATCTGCGGCGAGGCGATGACGGCAACCGCCTGGCTGAGCGCCGGGTAGTCCTGAGAAACGGCGCTATGCGTCAAAACGTCCGTCAGGGTCGTCAGGGCGCCGATCCGCAGCCCGGCCTCATCCTGGCGGATGTAGTCCAGACCGTCAATGGTCTTGAGGTTGACCACGCGCTTCGGGACCGCGGCGTAGTCCTTCATCTCGCCGACCAGGTCCGTGCCGCCCGCCATGACCACCGCGTCGTCCCAGCTACGGCCGAGAAGGGAAGGCACCTGCTCTATCGACGTCGCGTTGACGTAGGAAAAGTTCCGCATGGATCAGCCCTCCTTCACTGCGGCCAGCGCGCTGAGCACTTTGTCGGGGGTGAACGGCATCTCCCGTATCCGGGCACCGCAGGCGTTGTAGATGGCATTGGCGATGGCGCCGGGGGTCGGGATCGTGGCGGGTTCGCCGATGCCGATGACGCCTCGTTCCGGTTCGTCGTACCTGAGAATCTCGATTTCGGGGATGTCCGTGGAGCCCATGAGCTTGTAGTCTTCCAGGTTGGCGTTGACCATGTAGCCCGTCGCGGGATCCATGATGCGGTTCTCGTACATGCCGTAACCGATGCCCATCAGGACGCCGCCGTTTACCTGGCTCGCCCACGTGAGCGGATTCAAAATCATGCCGCTGTTGTGGACGGCCACGACCCGGTCGACCTTCACCAGGCCGGTCTCGGTGTCCACGCTGACTTCGACGAAGTGCACGCCGGGCACGCCGCTGTCCGAGTAACCGGGCAGCCACTGGCCGTGGAAGAAGATGGGCTCGTCCCCGAGCTGGGCCGTCGCCTGCTGCCACGTCATGCTCTTAGAGGGATCGCTGCCCACGAACACGTTGCCGCCCGAGGCAACCAGTTCGCCGGGTTCCACGCCGAACCTGGGCGCGATCTTCTTGAACAGCTCGAGTTTCGCCAGCATCGTCGTACCCTTGATGGCGGGGGAGACCGACGCGGCCGTGGTGCTTCCACCGCTTCCGCCCGAATAGGGGTAGTTTGTGTCGCCGATTCCGACGGTGATGTCTTCCATTTTCAACCCGAACTCTTCGGCCGCGACCATGTGCACCAGGGTGAGCGTCCCGGTACCGATGTCCTGCGTGCCGCATTTTACCTCGACGCTCCCATCCGGGTTGATGGTACACTCGGCCTGCGTCCTTCCGCCGCCGCCGCCCCACCGGGCCGATCCCACGCCCATGCCGGTCTTGATCCGGCCGGTCCCTGAATTGGGCGTGGCGCTCCGGCGGGTCTTCCATCCGATGTGCTCCGCCCCCATGGCCACCATGTTGCGCCGCGCTTCATTCGGATCGTTCATCTGGCGGATGTCGATGGGGTCCATGCCCAGCGCCTCGGCCATTTCGTCCATCATGGATTCCATGGCGAAGGCCGCCTGGGGGTGTCCCGGCGCGCGCTGGGCGGCCATCGGCCCGGCGTTGGTGAACACGCTCGTCTGTTCGATGCGGTAGTTGGGGATCTCGTACAGGTACGGCGCACCGGGTATGTTGGCGCTTCCGGCGACACCGGGCGTGCCGTAGTTGGACCGCTCGTAGGCGACCAGCTTACCGTCCCTCGTCGCCCCCAGCTTCACGTGCTGTACGGCGGAGGGCCGGTTTCCGGTGGCCAGGTGTTCTTCCTTGCGCGTCAGCATCAGTTTCACGGGCGCTCCGGCCTTCCGGGCGAGCAGGGCGCAGATCACGCCCTCTTTGCGGGCGCCGAACTTGGCGCCGAATCCACCGCCCATGAACTCCGTGATCACGCGCACGTTCGTTTCGGGGATGCCGAAATGCCCGGCCAGTTCCCCGCGGACACTGAATACGCCCTGCGTGGAGGCCCAGACCGTCAGTTTGTCGCCTTCCCACTGGCACACGTTGCCGTGGGTCTCCAGCGCGATGTGGGACTGCACCTGGCATCGGAAGGTGGCCTCCAGGGTCACGTCGGCCTGTGCGAATCCCGCCGCGATGTCGCCCTGCTCGCCGACCCTGGGCTCGCCTACGTTTCCGCGGTCGCTGTGCACCTGGGCCGCGTCCGGGTCCCGCGCCGCGTCTTCGTCCACGACGAAGGGCAGCACCTCGTAATCCACGTCGATGGCGTGCAGCGCGTCTTCGGCGACTTCCGGCGTCGTCGCCGCCACGGCCGCGATTTCCTGTCCGGCGAACCGGCACTCCCGCGAGAATACGGCGGGGTCGTCGCCGGGCAGCACCACCACCCTCACGCCGG from the Gemmatimonadota bacterium genome contains:
- a CDS encoding carbohydrate-binding family 9-like protein, with product MTSDWGYSEEGLKHYTACRAIGPIVVDGRLDEPSWRLAERSPRFEDLEEPGRPALFDTRAAVLWDDDYLYVGFWVEEPDVRATYTERDSMICEENDVEVFIAGEDAYYEFELNALGTIMERFYVWQEAYVEAGYGAIPEFDLQGTDLVDTLGGTKTGHAHPRGRRWAFREWDMPGLKWAVHVDGTINDPTDRDRGWTAEIAFPWLGLKHLADGRSLPAREGDTWRMDFSRFHWIEEGGFKTCPGWAWTSHGIYDSHIPDRFTVVHFTEKAVGGNGAHADGACGEGECDGQ
- a CDS encoding xanthine dehydrogenase family protein subunit M: MRNFSYVNATSIEQVPSLLGRSWDDAVVMAGGTDLVGEMKDYAAVPKRVVNLKTIDGLDYIRQDEAGLRIGALTTLTDVLTHSAVSQDYPALSQAVAVIASPQIRNMATLAGNILQRPRCWYYRSEDFPCLKKGGARCYAVGGVNTYHAIFGSGPSYIVHPSDAAPALMALGATVKIHGPRGGNEVVMDDFFTLPEMNIRRENILRPNEIVTEITVPTPEANSRGMYLKVRERESIDFALVSLAAQMTVVNGTCERASLILGGVAPIPWRAVEAEDYIRGRRITEARAESTAEAAVEDAAPMPHNGYKVEIAKNLVKQAVLALAS
- a CDS encoding fumarate hydratase encodes the protein MNDYVHRELLPLGKHATPYRLLTSDHVSTGTFEGRDILKVDTDGLILLADQAIRDSSHLLRPEHLAQLRKILDDPEASDNDRFVAMEMLKNANISAGGILPMCQDTGTIIVTGKKGNRVWTEGDDESAISQGTMNAFLSTNLRYSQQAPLDMFTESNTRTNLPAQIEIYADRGDEYKLMFMTKGGGSANKSLLFQETRALLNEDRFLEFVDEKLRILGTAACPPYHLAIVVGGTSAEYTLKVAKLASARFLDTLPTEGNEYGQAFRDLEMEAKVLKMSQEIGIGAQFGGKYFCHDVRVVRMPRHGASCPVGIAVSCAADRQILSKITRHGIFLERLETEPSKFLPEVADETLGGDVVEIDLNRPMSEIRAALSGYPVATRLSLTGPMIVARDIAHARLKERLDGGEDLPQYFKDLCVYYAGPAKTPEGYASGSFGPTTAGRMDTYVDQFQAAGGSMVMLAKGNRSVQVTNACKKHGGFYLGSIGGPAARLAKDSIREVSLVEYPELGMEAIWRIQVEKFPAFIVVDDKGNDFFSGFMRRN
- a CDS encoding xanthine dehydrogenase family protein molybdopterin-binding subunit, coding for MQQKMKKVKITIQEDGEPREIEIEVPDTGEGGWGDLSKNTYINKPHTRVDAVDKVTGRAKYTADIKLPGLLYGRILRSAHPRARINRIDATRAMALPGVRVVVLPGDDPAVFSRECRFAGQEIAAVAATTPEVAEDALHAIDVDYEVLPFVVDEDAARDPDAAQVHSDRGNVGEPRVGEQGDIAAGFAQADVTLEATFRCQVQSHIALETHGNVCQWEGDKLTVWASTQGVFSVRGELAGHFGIPETNVRVITEFMGGGFGAKFGARKEGVICALLARKAGAPVKLMLTRKEEHLATGNRPSAVQHVKLGATRDGKLVAYERSNYGTPGVAGSANIPGAPYLYEIPNYRIEQTSVFTNAGPMAAQRAPGHPQAAFAMESMMDEMAEALGMDPIDIRQMNDPNEARRNMVAMGAEHIGWKTRRSATPNSGTGRIKTGMGVGSARWGGGGGRTQAECTINPDGSVEVKCGTQDIGTGTLTLVHMVAAEEFGLKMEDITVGIGDTNYPYSGGSGGSTTAASVSPAIKGTTMLAKLELFKKIAPRFGVEPGELVASGGNVFVGSDPSKSMTWQQATAQLGDEPIFFHGQWLPGYSDSGVPGVHFVEVSVDTETGLVKVDRVVAVHNSGMILNPLTWASQVNGGVLMGIGYGMYENRIMDPATGYMVNANLEDYKLMGSTDIPEIEILRYDEPERGVIGIGEPATIPTPGAIANAIYNACGARIREMPFTPDKVLSALAAVKEG
- a CDS encoding YggT family protein, which encodes MILVQLLRIYLVLIVIRAVMSWFNPDPSAPLVRVLTWLTEPALAPFRRIIPPIAIPKTNVRIDIAPIFVLLIGGWLLTKLRF
- a CDS encoding carbohydrate-binding family 9-like protein, with product MGSETPSTVPKTLKYPCPRALATVVVDGRLDEASWRRAARSPRFSDHTGARALFDTEAALAWDDRNLYVACWLEDRDIQATRKEAGHEVRQDSHVGVLVTGSGAYYDLAVNPLGATSEMVYVWKEACRDDDRFHVPEFDLAVHRPEVLGGHTRTDIRAMRWAFSDWNLPGLQVGVQVDGDPKRRDRADKGWTVELALPWDGLKWLADAQTASPAAGDVWRVSLIRRQVIDQRGHRWQATWTWQPLVIVDGLMPETHLELELAE
- a CDS encoding Ldh family oxidoreductase, whose amino-acid sequence is MADIRVDGSRLRSFTAAVFEKAGLPVEDAAIEAEVLVWANLRGVDSHGVQRVAGYVRSVEAGHYNPLPDIRIERETPATLLIEADRAFGPVVTTYAMNQAIGKARTAGIGWVLIRNTTHQGAMAYYAQMAARENMAGVASVCNPPNMAPPGARAPGVHNSPIAIAVPGSRIPFISLDMATSVAAFGKLDVAVDRGESIPDTWALDEDGHPTTDPRRARFLRPTGGYKGYGLALIFECLSSLMVGNPLLTAAITGPGARPGVQNSFIGAIDIAAFTDPLAYRESIDDLAAAMKGLPRVEGVDELFVPGEPEERVYRDRIENGIPLPPGTREKLNEVAVKFSLQVPWEA
- the tsaB gene encoding tRNA (adenosine(37)-N6)-threonylcarbamoyltransferase complex dimerization subunit type 1 TsaB gives rise to the protein MIVVGLETSSASAGIAVIRDQEVMADATLEIGAVYAEQLPAILERTMGELDLQWSAVDGFAISIGPGSYTGLRVGLSLVKGLAYVTKRPVAAVPTLDAIAFQVPFSRYPVHVLTDARRGQVYEARYETGEGRPARLSDYRVRLLEDVVASIEDTVVLVGSGVDAYRPGIAAVLGDRARFAPPGTGRLLASSTTFLGMDSLRRDEHASLNELEPLYLRRADFAKQPPSRPARSPAADTSSASHGRSEPSTD